The Camelus bactrianus isolate YW-2024 breed Bactrian camel chromosome 32, ASM4877302v1, whole genome shotgun sequence genome includes a region encoding these proteins:
- the GP1BB gene encoding platelet glycoprotein Ib beta chain has product MGSGPRGALGLLLLLLAPPSRLASGCPAPCHCASTRVDCGRRGLTWASLPAAFPLNTTELVLTGNNLTALPPGILDALPVLRAAYLDANPWRCDCHLVPLRAWLAGRIELEPYRDLRCAAPPALRGRVLPYLAEDELRAACPPGELCRGALAAQLLLLGLGLLHALLLALLLCRLRRLRAQAASRWLLSTPLTSPLAAEPEPEPEPSEDAE; this is encoded by the exons ATGGGCTCCG GGCCGCGCGGGGCGCTGGGCCTGCTGCTCCTCCTGCTCGCGCCGCCCAGCCGCCTGGCCTCTGGCTGCCCCGCACCGTGTCACTGCGCGAGTACGCGCGTGGACTGCGGGCGCCGAGGGCTAACGTGGGCTTCGCTGCCGGCCGCCTTCCCACTGAACACGACCGAACTGGTGCTGACGGGCAACAACCTGACGGCGCTGCCGCCGGGGATCCTGGACGCGCTGCCGGTGCTGCGCGCCGCGTACCTGGACGCCAACCCCTGGCGCTGCGACTGCCACCTGGTGCCGCTGCGCGCCTGGCTGGCCGGCCGGATCGAGCTCGAGCCCTACCGCGACCTGCGCTGCGCCGCGCCCCCCGCGCTGCGCGGCCGCGTGCTGCCCTACCTCGCGGAGGACGAGCTGCGCGCCGCCTGCCCGCCCGGCGAGCTCTGCCGCGGGGCCCTGGCGGCGCAGCTCTTGCTGCTCGGCCTCGGGCTGCTGCACGCGCTGCTGCTGGCGCTGCTGCTGTGCCGCCTGCGGAGGCTGCGCGCCCAGGCCGCGAGCAGGTGGTTGCTGAGCACCCCGCTGACCTCCCCGCTGGCGgcggagccggagccggagccagAGCCGAGCGAGGACGCTGAGTAG
- the SEPTIN5 gene encoding septin-5 isoform X2: MVAGESGLGKSTLVHSLFLTDLYKERKLLSAEERISQTVEILKHTVDIEEKGVKLKLTIVDTPGFGDAVNNSECWKPITDYVDQQFEQYFRDESGLNRKNIQDNRVHCCLYFISPFGHGLRPVDVGFMKALHEKVNIVPLIAKADCLVPSEIRKLKERIREEIDKFGIHVYQFPECDSDEDEDFKQQDRELKESAPFAVIGSNTVVEAKGQRVRGRLYPWGIVEVENQAHCDFVKLRNMLIRTHMHDLKDVTCDVHYENYRAHCIQQMTSKLTQDSRMESPIPILPLPTPDAETEKLIRMKDEELRRMQEMLQKMKQQMQDQ; this comes from the exons CGACCTGTACAAGGAGCGGAAGCTGCTCAGTGCGGAGG agcGCATCAGCCAGACAGTGGAGATCCTGAAGCACACTGTGGACATTGAGGAGAAGGGGGTCAAGTTGAAACTCACCATTGTGGACACGCCGGGCTTCGGGGACGCCGTCAACAACTCTGAGTG ctggaAGCCCATCACTGACTACGTGGACCAGCAGTTTGAACAGTATTTCCGGGACGAGAGCGGCCTCAACCGCAAGAACATCCAAGACAACCGAGTGCACTGCTGCCTGTACTTCATCTCCCCTTTTGGGCATGG GCTGCGGCCCGTGGATGTGGGCTTCATGAAAGCCTTGCACGAGAAGGTGAACATCGTGCCCCTCATCGCCAAAGCGGACTGTCTCGTCCCCAGTGAGATCCGGAAGCTGAAGGAGCGG ATCCGGGAGGAGATCGACAAGTTTGGGATCCACGTGTACCAGTTTCCTGAGTGTGACTCAGATGAAGATGAGGACTTCAAGCAGCAGGATCGAGAACTGAAG gaGAGTGCACCCTTCGCTGTTATCGGCAGCAACACGGTGGTGGAGGCCAAGGGCCAGCGGGTCCGGGGACGACTGTACCCCTGGGGGATCGTGGAGG TGGAGAACCAGGCGCACTGCGATTTCGTGAAACTTCGCAACATGCTGATCCGCACCCACATGCACGACCTCAAGGACGTGACGTGCGACGTGCACTACGAGAACTACCGCGCGCACTGCATCCAGCAGATGACCAG CAAGCTGACCCAGGACAGCCGCATGGAGAGCCCCATCCCcatcctgcccctgcccacccccgacGCCGAGACGGAGAAGCTCATCAGGATGAAGGATGAGGAG CTGAGGCGCATGCAGGAGATGCTGCAGAAAATGAAGCAGCAAATGCAGGACCAGTGA